A portion of the Paenibacillus hamazuiensis genome contains these proteins:
- a CDS encoding divergent PAP2 family protein: MQLQISSGLLYPLLPFIAWLASGTLKYAINTIRHGQEARKLIGNGGFPSTHTAVVSSVAMLTGFDQGWSTPLFGLAVALTFIVMIDAVGIRRAVGESAERINALTLEISAAAETKKLRERQGHTRLEVSGGLALGMLLGFVASRLLV, from the coding sequence ATGCAGTTGCAAATAAGTTCAGGTTTGCTGTACCCGCTGCTGCCTTTCATTGCCTGGCTTGCATCGGGAACGCTCAAGTATGCGATAAACACTATCCGACACGGGCAGGAAGCCCGGAAGCTGATCGGCAACGGCGGCTTTCCGAGCACGCACACGGCGGTCGTTTCGTCAGTCGCGATGCTGACGGGCTTCGATCAAGGCTGGAGTACGCCTCTGTTCGGCCTTGCCGTCGCCTTGACGTTTATCGTCATGATCGATGCGGTCGGCATTCGCCGTGCCGTTGGAGAGAGTGCCGAACGAATCAACGCGCTGACGCTCGAAATCTCAGCCGCTGCGGAAACAAAGAAGCTGAGGGAGAGGCAGGGACATACCCGGCTGGAGGTGTCGGGCGGTCTTGCGCTGGGAATGCTGCTTGGCTTCGTCGCCTCTCGGCTGCTCGTCTAG
- the glmS gene encoding glutamine--fructose-6-phosphate transaminase (isomerizing) produces MCGIVGYIGKRDSQGILLGGLKKLEYRGYDSAGVAIHTKTGLELRKSKGRISELETRLEAQPLSGFAGIGHTRWATHGKPSDANSHPHTDNEMNISVVHNGIIENHLQLKAELEQLGYRFVSETDTEVISHLIAHHYKGDLPEAVRKAVSHLRGAYAIAVLSAHEPDKLIAVRWASPLIIGVGEGENFIGSDIPAILEHTRSVYILNDGEMAVLTRDNVELMTLEGNFIAKQLLRIEWDFVMAEKGGYDTFMLKEIHEQPRAYRDTMRGRLLEGTGISFPGTSLSARQIRGVKHIHIVACGTAYHAALIGKQVIERLTRIPVEVDLASEYRYRMPVIGANTLVIAVSQSGETADTLAAMREAKLAGARVLAITNVIGSSVAREADDILFTHAGPEIAVASTKAYSSQLIAFYMLGLFMARSLNTIDRAALTEMIAMLERLPYQVERLLEDKESIRRIAERISGREHLFFIGRGLDYSLAMEASLKLKEISYIHSEAYAAGELKHGSLALIEEGTPVIALATQELLLEKTASNIKEVKARGAYVIALTLEGNEELEKTADQVIYVPRTYSLFTPSVAVVPLQLLAYYAASIRGHDVDKPRNLAKSVTVE; encoded by the coding sequence ATGTGCGGCATTGTCGGCTATATCGGCAAACGGGATTCGCAAGGCATCTTGCTCGGCGGATTAAAAAAATTGGAATACCGCGGATACGATTCCGCCGGAGTGGCTATTCACACGAAAACAGGGCTGGAACTCCGCAAGTCGAAAGGAAGAATCAGCGAGCTCGAAACGAGGCTTGAGGCGCAGCCGTTGTCCGGATTCGCCGGCATCGGCCATACCCGCTGGGCTACCCACGGAAAGCCTTCGGATGCGAATTCGCATCCGCACACCGATAACGAGATGAACATTTCCGTCGTACATAACGGCATCATCGAAAATCACCTGCAGCTGAAGGCGGAGCTGGAGCAGCTCGGGTACCGTTTTGTCTCGGAAACCGACACTGAAGTCATCTCGCATTTGATCGCGCATCATTATAAAGGGGATTTGCCCGAAGCCGTCCGGAAGGCTGTCAGCCATTTAAGGGGCGCTTACGCGATTGCGGTGCTTTCTGCGCACGAGCCGGACAAGCTGATTGCGGTCCGCTGGGCGAGCCCGCTCATCATCGGCGTCGGCGAAGGCGAAAATTTCATCGGCTCCGACATCCCGGCCATTTTGGAGCATACCCGCAGCGTTTATATTTTGAATGACGGCGAAATGGCCGTGCTCACCAGAGACAACGTCGAGCTGATGACGCTGGAGGGCAATTTTATCGCCAAGCAGCTGCTGCGCATTGAATGGGACTTCGTAATGGCGGAGAAAGGCGGCTACGACACGTTTATGCTTAAAGAAATTCATGAGCAGCCGCGCGCTTATCGGGATACGATGCGAGGCAGGCTGCTCGAAGGAACGGGAATTTCCTTTCCCGGCACATCGCTGTCCGCCCGGCAAATTCGCGGGGTGAAGCACATTCATATCGTCGCCTGCGGGACGGCTTATCACGCGGCCCTTATCGGCAAACAGGTGATTGAACGTCTGACCCGCATTCCGGTCGAAGTCGATCTCGCTTCCGAATACAGGTACCGGATGCCGGTGATCGGCGCGAATACGCTGGTTATTGCGGTCAGCCAGTCTGGGGAAACCGCGGATACGCTGGCCGCCATGCGCGAGGCGAAGCTGGCCGGCGCACGCGTGCTGGCCATCACAAACGTGATAGGCAGCTCGGTTGCCCGCGAAGCGGACGATATCTTGTTCACGCACGCCGGCCCGGAAATCGCGGTCGCTTCGACTAAAGCCTACAGCTCGCAGCTGATCGCCTTTTATATGCTCGGCCTGTTCATGGCACGTTCGCTCAACACGATAGACCGGGCCGCGCTTACCGAGATGATTGCGATGCTGGAGCGGCTGCCCTATCAAGTAGAGCGGCTGCTCGAAGACAAAGAATCGATCCGGCGCATCGCCGAACGGATCTCGGGCCGGGAGCATCTGTTTTTTATCGGCCGCGGACTCGATTACAGCCTGGCTATGGAAGCATCGCTCAAGCTGAAGGAAATCTCATATATCCATTCGGAGGCGTATGCCGCCGGCGAGCTGAAGCACGGGTCTTTGGCGCTCATCGAAGAAGGAACTCCGGTCATCGCGCTGGCCACCCAGGAGCTGCTGCTGGAGAAAACCGCCAGCAACATCAAGGAAGTGAAGGCACGCGGGGCTTATGTCATCGCACTCACTCTGGAAGGTAATGAGGAGCTTGAAAAAACGGCCGATCAAGTCATATACGTGCCGCGCACGTACTCCCTGTTTACCCCGTCCGTCGCAGTTGTGCCGCTGCAGCTGCTCGCCTATTATGCGGCTTCGATTCGGGGCCACGATGTGGACAAGCCCCGCAATCTGGCCAAAAGCGTCACCGTCGAGTAG
- a CDS encoding decaprenyl-phosphate phosphoribosyltransferase — translation MSQTKVHVKLDGWGARPVPLRFLALMRPRQWTKNLLVFAALIFSIRQANMAMLGQALAGFVLFCLVSSCVYVLNDFVDRERDRMHPEKKYRPLASGAIHPQTALLFGFVLLACCLLLAFRFQFAFGCVLSVYFAVNVLYSLKLKHVVIIDLIIVASGFVLRAVGGGLVIGVPLTPWFLLCTMLLALFLAIGKRRHELALMQSGSGSHRKVLESYSMEMLNQMSVVVTTATIMSYALFTFTAGHTIHLMWTLIFVLYGLFRYLYLIHMEGKGGRPEKLLLEDKHILLTVVLYGFSVVCILLFL, via the coding sequence ATGTCCCAAACCAAAGTGCACGTCAAGCTGGACGGCTGGGGAGCCCGGCCGGTTCCGCTCCGTTTTTTGGCTCTGATGCGACCCCGGCAGTGGACGAAAAATTTGCTCGTATTCGCCGCCCTGATCTTTTCCATCCGGCAAGCGAATATGGCCATGCTCGGACAAGCATTGGCCGGCTTCGTCCTGTTCTGCCTCGTTTCCAGCTGCGTGTATGTGCTGAACGATTTCGTCGACCGCGAACGCGACCGGATGCATCCGGAGAAAAAATACCGGCCGCTGGCGTCCGGCGCAATCCATCCGCAGACCGCACTGCTGTTTGGCTTCGTCCTGCTTGCGTGCTGCCTGCTTCTCGCGTTCCGGTTTCAGTTTGCTTTCGGCTGCGTGCTGTCCGTTTATTTTGCCGTCAATGTGCTGTATTCGCTGAAGCTCAAGCATGTCGTGATCATCGATCTCATCATCGTAGCGTCCGGGTTCGTGCTTCGCGCGGTAGGCGGAGGGCTGGTGATCGGCGTGCCGCTTACGCCATGGTTTCTGCTTTGCACGATGCTGCTCGCTTTATTTCTGGCCATCGGCAAACGCAGGCACGAGCTTGCATTGATGCAAAGCGGCTCGGGCTCGCACCGAAAAGTGCTGGAATCGTATTCGATGGAGATGCTGAATCAAATGTCGGTTGTCGTGACGACAGCGACCATCATGAGTTATGCGCTGTTTACTTTCACCGCGGGGCATACGATCCATCTGATGTGGACGCTTATTTTTGTGCTGTACGGATTGTTTCGGTACTTGTATTTAATTCATATGGAAGGCAAGGGCGGGCGTCCGGAGAAGCTGCTGCTCGAGGATAAGCATATTTTGCTGACCGTGGTGTTATACGGGTTTTCCGTCGTCTGCATTTTGCTGTTTTTGTAA
- a CDS encoding SMR family transporter produces the protein MIHYVWLIVSVALGAAGQVLMKWGVSVSRPAGSGWLTWSAVAACWPVAAGLACYGLSSVFWLFALRRFPLSTAYPMVSLGYIVVMVLGYALFQESLSMQKWFGAAFISFGVLLIARA, from the coding sequence GTGATCCACTATGTATGGTTGATCGTTTCCGTTGCGCTTGGCGCTGCGGGACAAGTATTGATGAAATGGGGGGTCAGCGTCTCCAGGCCGGCCGGCAGCGGATGGTTGACCTGGTCCGCGGTGGCCGCTTGTTGGCCCGTTGCGGCAGGGCTTGCCTGTTACGGGTTAAGCTCGGTGTTCTGGTTATTCGCGCTCAGGAGATTTCCGCTCAGCACCGCTTATCCGATGGTCAGTCTCGGGTATATTGTGGTCATGGTGCTCGGTTATGCATTGTTTCAGGAATCGTTGTCGATGCAAAAATGGTTCGGCGCCGCCTTCATCTCCTTCGGCGTTTTGCTTATTGCGCGCGCGTAA
- a CDS encoding glycosyltransferase family 2 protein: MRSLLLSYGIVATYLIIGSGLLYLFILAVSYRKMLSMVKSAANSRFRELAGSEYVTPVSILVPSYNEELTIIGSLQSLMTLEFPVYEIVVINDGSTDRTLEVLIETFDLKPGRLSGFRPLVPSREIRCVYRSPLYPGLVVIDKANGGKADALNAGINVCQYPLVATIDADSLLEKDALIRLVKVYMENPEQHIAVGGNVRIANGSSIEDGRVLSVRMSNNWLPAMQYVEYVKAFLGGRIGWSAINGLLIVSGAFGLFRKDMLVMVGGYEEGCPGEDMNIVMKLHKYMLDRGLPYRILFCPDAVCWTQAPDSLRVLGAQRRRWIRGSLWNVSRFRSMLFIPKYKVIGWLALPYTIVYEILNPFVRLSGLAALAGYVLLDMTQLPILLAFLLVNLLIGMAFTCGSLLIEEAASRSSIRTYDVLKMIALSALMALGYDQINALWKLLGLWDYARRNNAWGNMVRRSWSEEAAHSSGAPGSQTQTTEARAV; the protein is encoded by the coding sequence ATGAGATCGTTACTGCTTAGTTACGGAATCGTCGCCACTTATTTGATCATCGGGTCCGGCTTATTATATTTGTTCATTCTTGCCGTTTCGTATCGGAAGATGCTTTCCATGGTCAAAAGCGCCGCCAATTCGCGGTTCCGGGAGCTCGCAGGCTCGGAATACGTTACGCCCGTATCGATCCTCGTTCCTTCATATAATGAGGAGCTGACGATTATCGGGAGTCTGCAATCTTTAATGACGCTGGAGTTTCCCGTGTATGAAATTGTTGTAATCAACGACGGCTCGACCGATCGGACGCTGGAGGTGCTGATCGAAACGTTTGATCTGAAGCCCGGCCGTTTGTCCGGCTTCCGCCCTCTCGTGCCGTCCCGGGAAATCCGCTGCGTCTACCGAAGCCCCCTCTACCCCGGGCTCGTCGTTATCGATAAGGCGAACGGCGGCAAGGCGGACGCGTTGAACGCAGGCATCAATGTATGCCAATATCCGCTCGTCGCCACGATCGATGCGGACAGTCTGTTGGAAAAAGACGCGTTGATCCGATTGGTGAAAGTGTATATGGAAAATCCCGAACAGCATATCGCCGTCGGAGGCAATGTGCGCATCGCCAACGGAAGCTCCATCGAAGACGGCCGCGTGCTGTCGGTCCGGATGTCGAATAATTGGCTTCCGGCCATGCAATACGTCGAATATGTAAAAGCTTTCCTCGGCGGCCGCATCGGCTGGAGCGCCATCAACGGCCTGCTGATCGTTTCGGGAGCCTTCGGGCTGTTCCGCAAAGATATGTTGGTCATGGTCGGCGGCTACGAAGAGGGATGCCCCGGCGAGGACATGAACATTGTGATGAAGCTCCATAAGTATATGCTCGACCGCGGCTTGCCCTACCGGATCCTGTTTTGCCCGGATGCCGTCTGCTGGACGCAGGCGCCCGACTCGCTTCGGGTTCTCGGCGCCCAGCGCCGCCGCTGGATTCGCGGCAGCTTGTGGAACGTGAGCCGGTTTCGCTCGATGCTGTTCATCCCGAAGTACAAAGTCATCGGATGGCTGGCCCTTCCGTATACGATTGTTTATGAAATATTAAATCCGTTCGTCCGCCTATCCGGGCTGGCCGCGCTGGCCGGATACGTGCTGCTGGATATGACGCAGCTGCCGATTTTGCTCGCTTTTCTGCTCGTCAACCTGCTGATCGGCATGGCTTTTACATGCGGGTCCTTATTGATTGAGGAAGCGGCTTCCCGCAGCTCCATCCGAACGTACGATGTGCTCAAAATGATCGCGCTGTCGGCGTTGATGGCGCTCGGCTACGACCAGATCAATGCGCTGTGGAAGCTGCTCGGTTTGTGGGATTACGCGCGCCGCAACAACGCCTGGGGCAACATGGTGCGCCGCAGCTGGAGCGAGGAAGCGGCGCATTCAAGCGGTGCTCCCGGCTCGCAAACGCAAACCACCGAAGCCCGGGCCGTCTGA
- a CDS encoding response regulator transcription factor — translation MNTANTVLAENSISKRLYARMNNMLQAAGSWTESCGVIAAAAHSVDSGTLQELESRLNLAGENPGVVAAYEADANLLLILLPGQALAYTHFAALSVKALLQEAGLPAGGMAIACFSESAPATEPDLNEFLSLLNGMDQEEIAVYDGPLSSPATPTVVMIDPNADLLEFLNVRLGRQGYDVRPAQDGKEGLRLVESVRPDLVITELTLPALDGYQVIQRIRKSQSRSCKVVVLTDLSVEQHICKCFELGAADVIKKPFSPMELEARLRRLLA, via the coding sequence ATGAATACTGCGAATACGGTGTTAGCGGAAAATAGTATATCCAAACGTCTTTACGCCCGCATGAACAATATGCTGCAAGCGGCCGGCTCTTGGACGGAAAGCTGCGGAGTCATTGCGGCGGCAGCGCACAGCGTCGACTCGGGCACGCTTCAGGAATTGGAATCGCGTCTGAATCTTGCGGGCGAAAATCCGGGCGTTGTCGCCGCTTACGAAGCGGATGCCAACCTGCTGCTTATCCTTCTTCCCGGACAAGCTTTGGCATACACGCATTTCGCAGCGCTGTCGGTGAAAGCATTACTTCAGGAAGCCGGTCTGCCGGCGGGAGGAATGGCCATAGCCTGCTTCTCCGAGAGCGCTCCGGCAACGGAACCGGATTTAAACGAATTCCTATCGCTGCTGAACGGAATGGATCAGGAGGAAATCGCCGTTTATGACGGCCCCCTTTCCTCCCCAGCGACTCCGACGGTCGTGATGATCGATCCGAACGCCGATTTGCTCGAATTCCTCAACGTCCGGCTGGGACGGCAAGGTTATGACGTCCGTCCGGCGCAGGACGGCAAGGAAGGACTTCGGCTCGTAGAATCGGTTCGACCGGATCTCGTCATCACGGAGCTGACGCTGCCGGCGCTCGACGGTTACCAGGTGATTCAGCGCATCCGGAAATCCCAGAGCCGGTCATGCAAAGTCGTCGTGCTGACCGACCTTTCCGTCGAACAGCATATTTGCAAATGCTTCGAGCTGGGTGCCGCCGATGTGATCAAAAAACCGTTCTCTCCGATGGAGCTTGAAGCTCGTCTCCGGCGGCTGCTTGCTTAA
- a CDS encoding HEAT repeat domain-containing protein — translation MWMEPYDQAASVLNALSITVAGGFCALFVLRARRRADAERIKTSLEKHKNYFAYLSMSLGSTDALLPPPGRLTPADLKAIQIKLLEWMETIGGEYRDQLTDLCRDLGLVELERKRLRSARHGVRLEAAYRLGMMRAAECTGELLQLLEREAGESTAFVVGRAAAKCAETLDDLRRVLLLLTEHHPEAHQLIADIAASSSLDPAPLFTELLAKEDCEAHLIVALTGLSGRNDPEVAGAVLRLIDSGYKEVRIKAAKVYLQVAHPLTPGRIGELIRHPDWEIRAAAVKAVGRLQLDAHIGVLTDCLGDAEWWVRYYSAESLSRLGPAGFEALCEAACGGENAASLDFVRETVQEELSRAKALVPQDTRQTASYDRLFFIYQRKRRGAGVNRAEVQTRGRLAERGPQ, via the coding sequence ATGTGGATGGAACCGTACGATCAGGCCGCCTCCGTGCTGAACGCCTTAAGCATCACTGTCGCCGGCGGCTTCTGCGCTCTGTTTGTGCTTAGAGCCAGGCGCAGGGCCGATGCGGAGCGGATAAAGACAAGCCTGGAAAAACATAAAAATTATTTCGCTTATCTCAGCATGAGCTTAGGCAGCACGGATGCGCTGCTCCCTCCACCCGGCCGGCTGACCCCCGCCGATTTAAAAGCGATCCAGATCAAGCTGCTGGAATGGATGGAAACGATCGGCGGCGAGTACCGGGACCAGCTTACCGACCTTTGCCGGGATCTCGGACTCGTGGAACTAGAGCGCAAGCGGCTTCGCAGCGCGAGACACGGAGTGCGCCTGGAAGCCGCTTATCGTTTGGGCATGATGCGGGCGGCGGAATGCACCGGCGAGCTGCTGCAGCTTCTGGAGAGGGAAGCCGGCGAATCGACCGCGTTTGTGGTCGGGCGAGCGGCTGCCAAATGCGCCGAAACGCTCGACGATTTGCGCCGTGTGCTGCTTCTGCTTACCGAACACCATCCGGAAGCTCATCAGTTGATCGCCGATATCGCCGCCTCCTCTTCCTTGGACCCTGCCCCGCTTTTTACCGAGCTGCTGGCCAAGGAAGACTGTGAAGCGCATCTTATCGTCGCTTTGACAGGACTTTCCGGACGGAACGATCCGGAAGTGGCGGGCGCCGTTCTACGTTTGATCGACTCCGGGTATAAGGAAGTTCGCATCAAAGCGGCGAAGGTGTATCTCCAGGTCGCCCATCCGCTGACGCCGGGGCGGATCGGCGAACTCATTCGCCATCCCGACTGGGAAATTCGCGCGGCGGCGGTCAAAGCAGTCGGCCGGCTGCAGCTTGATGCGCATATCGGGGTGCTGACCGATTGTCTGGGAGACGCCGAATGGTGGGTGCGCTACTACAGCGCCGAAAGCTTGTCCCGGCTCGGGCCTGCCGGGTTTGAAGCGCTTTGCGAAGCCGCCTGCGGCGGCGAAAACGCCGCCTCCCTCGACTTCGTGCGGGAGACCGTGCAGGAGGAGCTGAGCCGCGCCAAAGCTCTCGTCCCGCAGGACACACGGCAAACGGCTTCATACGATCGGCTGTTTTTCATCTATCAGCGCAAACGCAGAGGGGCCGGCGTGAACCGGGCGGAAGTCCAGACCCGGGGCCGATTGGCGGAGAGGGGGCCCCAATGA